In the Endozoicomonas sp. SCSIO W0465 genome, GGAAATACTACAAAAATAACCAACAAAAGCGCCGCAAGAAAGCCTGTAAACACCAGGTTTACCGCAAAGAAGTGTGGCACCCGACGGCGTTCAAGCCAATTCACAAGCCCCTGCATCAGAAACGCAAAAACCAAAGCAGCCAGGGCCGGGGCCAGCATTTTTCCCATTGTCAGGACGACAAAAAAGCCAACCAACAGGATGACCAGAAGAACGATCGCTTCCTGATCAGAAAGATAGCTGTGCAACCATCCCTTAATTACCTTAAGCATCAAATGCTCCGTTATTATCTGGCTACTGCCCTTTATTGCTCAGTGGGCGCTCATTTGTTTGATTTACTTATGCTGCAGTGTATGAATAAAAACCCCTTGCTGCTCTTCACTGGCAATCAGAACATGTCCGCTGATTTTGGCAAAACTGGCAAAATCCCTGACAGAGCCCGGATCTGTAGCGTACACTCTAATGACCTGTCCCGGCCGCATCCGGCTCAATGCCTGCTTTGCTTTCAGCAGCGGTAGTGGACAACTCATTCCTTTAAGATCAAGCTCCTGATCAACATCCATCATAGCGACGCGTTCTCTTGAAACAGCTTCTCTTGAAACGAACACAGAAAACAACACTGAACTGCCAGCACCGGTAAAAACCGGAACATCCACAATAGTAAAGCGTCAGAACTGTGTAAGCACTTTAGCGGGAAAAAGATCAAAAGAGGTAATATCCCACTCATGATCAACCATTTTTATAACAGCACCGTGTCAGACAGCTTCGTCATCAACGGATTCGTGATAAAGTGTACCGTAGAAAACACGAGTATGGATATTCTATGAAACCAGTGGGCATTCTGTCAGCACTTCTACTAACGGCCAGTTTAACCACGGTATTGTCCAGCTACCCCAATGCTGTACATAGTAGCAACCTGAACCTGCCAAGCCTTGGTGATACGACTTCTGCCGTTATTTCTCAGCAAGAAGAGTATGAGCTGGGACGTTCCTGGTTGAAAGCCCTTCGTAATCAGACACCCATGGTTCCCGATCCTCAACTGAAAGACTATCTGGAAAATCTTATCTTCCGGCTCGCCGCTTCCAGCCAACTTCAGGATCATCGGCTCGTTCCTCTGGTGATTGACAGCCCCGTTCTGAATGCATTTGCTGCCCCTGGCGGCATTGTGGGCGTCAACACAGGGCTTTTTCTCAATGCCGAAACTGAAGCTCAGTTTGCGGCCGTACTGGCACACGAACTCGCTCATTTGAGTCAGCGGCACTACGCTCGCAATGTAGAAGAGGCCCGTAATCAAAGTATCCCAAATGCTGCTGCGATCCTTGGTTCTATCCTGATCATGGCAACGGCCGGTGGTGATGCCGGCGCCGCAGCACTGACCTCAACCGTCGCGGGGATGCAAAGCGCACGTCTGCGCTTCAGCCGCCAGTTTGAAAGGGAAGCCGATAACATTGGCATAACCACCCTGGCCAAAGCAGGCTTCGACCCTCAGGCAATGCCGGAAATCTTTGAGCAAATGAATAAAGCCAGCCGGTATGGTAGCCGCCCCCCCGAATTTCTGCTCACACACCCGGTAACAGAAAACCGGATTGCCGACTCAAGAGCTCGCGCAGACCAAATGTCCGCCCAGAAATTAACAACAGGTAAAGGCTCACTGAACTACCAGTTCATGAGAATGCGTGCTGCAGTACTGAGCAGTAACAATCATCATGAAATGGTCAGACAGCTGAACAAGAGATTAGAGTCCGGATTAACGGCCACATCAAAAACCAGCCATGCTCCCACTCGATATGGGTTGGTGCTGGCCAGCATAGAAACCCGAGACTTCACGGTAGCAGAGCACCAGATGAAACGCCTGCTGCAACAATACCCTGATAATCCTCACCTGATTATGACCCAGTCACTGTTGGAAGCAGCATCCGGCAAAGCCAGCCAGGGCCTTACACGGATCGACAAGGCGCTGAGCACCAACCCGGAAAGTTACCCCCTTCTGGCAACGCGCGCAGAAATCCTGTTGCAACAGCAGGATTATGTCGGCGCACGACATGAGCTTCAGAAACTTAGCCGCCTCCGCCCGGACGATCCGGACATCTGGTTCGAACTGGCTGAAGTCCAGGGGCTTGCAGAGGATATTGTCGGCCTGCACCAATCACGCGCTGAGTACTTCTTCCTGAATGGCAATTTAGATGATGCCATCAAACACCTGCAGTACGCTGTGAAAATGTCCGGAGATAACTTCTCTCTCAAATCAAAACTTCAGCAGAAGCTGACGGATATGCAAAACTATCGCCAGAAGCTGAGAAACTCATAGTTCTTCAGCAAATCATCCCCCAGTGTCTGAGAGCTTCTACAGATACTGGGAGTTTTCAGCCTCACCTGCGATCGCACTGTTTGAACCGTCGATTTCACCAGAACCAATCGAAAGCCTGGCAACTTTTGCCATTGCCCATTGCCCATTGCCCATTGCCCATTGCATAGTCGAACTATTCCGGACGATAGTCTGCTGCAAAATCATTATTTTTGCGTTGGATTGTGCGAGTGTAATCACGATAGTGTATCCAGGCGGCATTAGTCACAGCAGAAATGGCGGCCACCTCCTGCCACCCCCTGCGCAGATCAGCACTTACACTGCTAGCGCATACGGTCCTTACTCGAGTATTATGGCTGGATAAAGCCTTACCCGGATGCCACCAAAAACGCTGACAGGCAAGGCGCTGCGGTAACTGAATAATCAGTGGGACAAACTCATTCGGTAATGTGATGAGGGTTATCTGAAGACAGTATTTGAGCTGTTGCCAATAGCCGGAACGGTTGAAGAAGTTGAGCAACTGCTGCCATTGAATCAAAACCCTGCCTGAAGCAAGGTGGACTTAATCAACCGCTTATTTCTCTACAAAACAAAAACCCCAACAGATTGCTCTATCGGGGTTTTCAGCCTTGAGCATACTCAAGTTAAACATGGTGCCTGGCGATGTCCTACTCTCACATGGGGAAGAAGACACAGTAAAAGCCTGCCAATTAGCACTATAGAGCACAAAACGAAAAACGCTACAACCCTTGCTATCACTGACATTTCACGCTAATAGTAACTCCATGCCAAAAATAATGGTAACTATTCAGCACTGAGCAAAGGCATATTACAGTAATTCCGAACAGCTCTATGAAGTGATTGATATATGTCCATTCCCTGTTTTCTGGCAGACGACAAATAGCTGCGAATCCGTGCAAACATAGAACCACCGTCTGCACTCCTGAAGCAGCCTGAGATTTTCTGCTTTAACTTGGCCATTCGAACATCCCGTTCACTGCCATTGTTATCGAAGGGAATGGTAAAATCTGACATGAAGCGCAGTGTCTCAGCCTTGAACTCAGTGAGTCGTTTGAAGAGATTGTAAGCTTTAGTATTCTTGACTTTCTTGCGCTTAAGCTCCTCTCGTTGCTTCTCCATATAGACGACTTCTTTCATTAGAGCCCGCTGAAGCAACCGGTCATAAATCTTCTCGATTCGTTCACAGACAACACTTGGCATCTGTAGCATACCTATGGTCTTAAAGCCCTTGCAGTAATGCCAGGAAAGCCTCAGTAGCTTCATCAATCGCAACGCCAGTTGATTGCTGTCCCTATCAACAACACCCAAAAGCTCCCTCAGGTGATGGGCATTGCAAAGTACGTGAGTTGCCGCATATGCAAAATAGGATTTCCAATGATCATGAACCAGAACGCCTGCAAATGTTAGCAGTATGCCCATCGTGTCCATGGCCTCACGACCTCGCTTTTCAGACAAGTAGTAGAGCGTCCATTGTTCATCCCGCATAACGTGTAGCCAGTGCAAAGAGCCCTCGGCCCGCATACCCGTTTCATCGGCTCCGGCAACAGACGATTCCCGCAAGGCGTCACGAATAACCTCTTCAGTAGAAGCCAGATTTTCATAGGTTCTGGCCACAAAATTGGCGACAGTGCCTGCACTTACACTCATTTTATAGAGAGTATTAAAATACTCTGACACGCGCTTAAAAGGCAGGAAATGGTATTGGTTAAGATAGACGGCCATAGCCTGTGTGGCTGAGCCATATGTGCGGCAGCGGTAACACCTTCCGGGAATTCAGCCTGATTCCGACAACCACAGTGCAGATTTTTTTCAGCCCTATGGGCCGTTACTTCAAATTCACCCGGTCTCCCTGGTTTCAAACACCTGTCGTTCAATATATTTGACCGGCTCACTATCAAGAAGAGACGCCTGACATTTATTGCATTCTTTAACCGGAAGGTACTCAATATAGTCAGGGATATCGACCTGTTTAAGACAAGTGCCCTGATGCCCTTTCTTTCCACCGGCTTTATTACCAGAAGACTGTCTCAGACTTTTAGGATTGGGTTTTTCATCCGATGGATCGGTACCTTTATCTGCGGAAAGGTCGTCAGAATGATCTGGAGAATTACTGTTTTTACAAGGTTTTTGATAACCATCAGACGATGGCGGCTTGCTGCTGTTTTGACTGTTCTTGCCAACCTTTTCTTCCAATTCTCGACATCGCTCTTCCAGACAGGCAACTCTCATCCGCAGCTCTGCATTCTCTTTCAAGAGAATCTCAGCCGACATAGTTGCGGGTAGTTCTGGAATCATGCTGGCGAATATTGTGGAAAAATGGTGCTTAAGAGGATGGTATAAAAATCAGAAAATTCCAGATTTATGTGGGGGTGCTGAACAGTTACAAATAATGTGATACGGTTTGAGTATTCAGAATCCGAATCCTGTCCGAATCAGATAAGAATAGTCTTGGGAGTTGCGTAGAGATGATAAAGAAGATCACTGAAAGCAGTGTATCAAAAATGAACCTGATTACCACCGACCCTACGTCGTGAGCCAGCTGCTATAATAAACGTCGATAGTCATGTGTTTTGGAGGTAAAACTGATGTGTAAAAACACCATTCAGTTCCAAAAAGGCCTTGGCATTATGCAATTTCTGGCTAATTACGGCAGTGAAGAGCAGTGTGAGAACGCGCTGTCCTCTTGGCGCTGGCCAGATGGCTTCCAATGCCCGAAGTGTGGCTCCCGCAGTTTCTGCAAGCTTCACCGGAAAGCTGAATTCCAGTGCAATTGCTGCCGTTGCCAAACCTCGCTTACCAGTAACACTATCTTTGACTCAACAAAGCTGCCTCTAGCTACCTGGTTTCTGGGTATCTATCTCGTCACCCAGAATAAAGCGGGGATTTCTTGCCTGACGCTTCATCGACAACTTGGCATTTCCTACAATGCCGCATTGCGCATGAAACACAAACTCATGCAGGTCATGATGGAAAGAGATAACAGCTGGCAGTTGAGTGGTTTTGTTCAGATTGATGACGCCTATTGGGGCGGAGAGCGCCACGGAGGCCGCCGGGGCAGAGGCTCAGAGAACAAAGCCCCCTTCGTGGCCGCAGTTCAGACAGATGCTGATAACCACCCTATCTACATGAAGTTCAATGCCGTTGATAACTTCCGGCGAAAAACCATTCAGGAGTGGGCAGAACATGCCCTGAAAAAGGGTGTCCGGGCCGTCAGCGATGGCTTGTCCTGTTTCCGGGGTATTGAAGATGCCGGATGCCAGCACACAGCCATCATTACCGGTGGTGGGCATGCATCCATGGAGAATGAGTTGTTCACCTGGGTAAATACCATGCTGGGAAACGTGAAAACAGCGATTACCGGTACTTACCATAAGCTCGACCCCAAGCATCTGGGCCGTTATCTATCAGAGTTCAACTATCGGTTTAACCGGCGTTTTGATATGCCTTCAATGATCTCAAGGCTAGGTCGGGCTGCAGTCAATACAGCACCGATGCCGGATCGACTTCTCAAACTGCCAGACGTCCAGTGGAAACCGGGTTAGCCATCAACCGATAATTGAAAGTCAGTTGACGTATTAATATCATTATTTCGAATGATGATGTGGGTCTTTGCTTGTTCGGAGCGGTTATGAAACCGAATTTAGTTGATAATCTGGAGAACAAGCCGTCATGATGCCTGCTCCACCGGTAATACTGGAGAGGTTCTATTATTTCTTTACCGGATTATAGACATAAAGAATGAAAAGCTGCACGTATATTCTTAAATTATCTTTCCCTGTGTCATGACGTACGATCAGTGGTAATCAGGTTTCCTTTTGGCTCTTTTCGAATTCCGAACTGCTGAACTATCCTTGGTGGATATAATTAGCCATCGCCAGCATTGACCATGAATATAGGCCGAATCTCAGATCTCATCAGTAATGACACCTGCTTTGAGATGATCCGTGAGAACCGCTGGCCAGATGGCACTGTTCTCTGTCCGCACTGTGATTCTGAGAATGTCAAAAAGAATGGACACGACAATGTGCAGGTAGAGTGCCAGCACTATTACTGTAAGTCCTGTAAGCGCTACTTCGATGACCTGACAAATACGGTTTTCGCAGGACACCACCGACCACTCAAAGTCTGGATTGCCTGTCTCTATTTAATGGGGCTGAACGTCTCCAACAGCCAGATAGCTCAGGAACTTGATCTGTGTGTCAGTGATGCACACCATATGACCACAGTCTTACGAAATGGTGTTGTTGACCGAAAGCCTGAAGTGATTCTTGATGGCGAAGTTGAATTCGACGAGGTCTACATTGTAGCTGGTCACAAGGGACACCCTGAAGCATTAAAAAAATCTGGATCGTCCACCGAGAAAAAGAAGGCTTAAAGGCGCTCCGGGCCGTGGGACTCTTGAAAAAGACAAACCGCCGGTATTGGGAATGATTCAAAGGGGAGGTCAGGTCATTATCAACATGCTGTCGAACGTTAAGAAGGCGACAATCGAACCATTTATCAAGAAACACGTAGCCCCACAGAGCCAGATTTATACCGATGAATACAACATCTATGATGACCTTGAAAGCTGGGGCTTCAGACATAAAACGGTCTGTCACGGCAAAGGTGAGTATGCTCGTGATGATGACAAAGACGGTATTTACGAGGTGCATGTTAATACTATGGAGGGGTTTTGGTCACTTCTACGCTCGTGGCTAAGGCCTCACAGGGGAATATCCCAAGAGGCTTTACCCCTTTACCTTGGCTTTTTTGAGTTTTTGCATAATATTGGCCGAAGAGGCAAAAGTCTTCTTCAGCCCTTAGTCAACTTGCTGGTTACATAGCAGTCTGGAATTGGAAAAGAGCCTTATAGGTTTATTGATGAGCGAGCAGGTAAATATGAATTGACTGCGATTAACCAGTTTGACCGATAAAATAATCGTAACTATTCAGCACTGAGCAAAGGCATATTACAGTAATTCCGAACAGCTCTATGAAGTGATTGATATATGTCCATTCCCTGTTTTCTGGCAGACGACAAATAGCTGCGAATCCG is a window encoding:
- a CDS encoding sulfurtransferase TusA family protein codes for the protein MMDVDQELDLKGMSCPLPLLKAKQALSRMRPGQVIRVYATDPGSVRDFASFAKISGHVLIASEEQQGVFIHTLQHK
- a CDS encoding M48 family metalloprotease, whose protein sequence is MKPVGILSALLLTASLTTVLSSYPNAVHSSNLNLPSLGDTTSAVISQQEEYELGRSWLKALRNQTPMVPDPQLKDYLENLIFRLAASSQLQDHRLVPLVIDSPVLNAFAAPGGIVGVNTGLFLNAETEAQFAAVLAHELAHLSQRHYARNVEEARNQSIPNAAAILGSILIMATAGGDAGAAALTSTVAGMQSARLRFSRQFEREADNIGITTLAKAGFDPQAMPEIFEQMNKASRYGSRPPEFLLTHPVTENRIADSRARADQMSAQKLTTGKGSLNYQFMRMRAAVLSSNNHHEMVRQLNKRLESGLTATSKTSHAPTRYGLVLASIETRDFTVAEHQMKRLLQQYPDNPHLIMTQSLLEAASGKASQGLTRIDKALSTNPESYPLLATRAEILLQQQDYVGARHELQKLSRLRPDDPDIWFELAEVQGLAEDIVGLHQSRAEYFFLNGNLDDAIKHLQYAVKMSGDNFSLKSKLQQKLTDMQNYRQKLRNS
- a CDS encoding IS66 family transposase, which gives rise to MAVYLNQYHFLPFKRVSEYFNTLYKMSVSAGTVANFVARTYENLASTEEVIRDALRESSVAGADETGMRAEGSLHWLHVMRDEQWTLYYLSEKRGREAMDTMGILLTFAGVLVHDHWKSYFAYAATHVLCNAHHLRELLGVVDRDSNQLALRLMKLLRLSWHYCKGFKTIGMLQMPSVVCERIEKIYDRLLQRALMKEVVYMEKQREELKRKKVKNTKAYNLFKRLTEFKAETLRFMSDFTIPFDNNGSERDVRMAKLKQKISGCFRSADGGSMFARIRSYLSSARKQGMDIYQSLHRAVRNYCNMPLLSAE
- a CDS encoding DUF6444 domain-containing protein, coding for MIPELPATMSAEILLKENAELRMRVACLEERCRELEEKVGKNSQNSSKPPSSDGYQKPCKNSNSPDHSDDLSADKGTDPSDEKPNPKSLRQSSGNKAGGKKGHQGTCLKQVDIPDYIEYLPVKECNKCQASLLDSEPVKYIERQVFETRETG
- a CDS encoding transposase, which codes for MNIGRISDLISNDTCFEMIRENRWPDGTVLCPHCDSENVKKNGHDNVQVECQHYYCKSCKRYFDDLTNTVFAGHHRPLKVWIACLYLMGLNVSNSQIAQELDLCVSDAHHMTTVLRNGVVDRKPEVILDGEVEFDEVYIVAGHKGHPEALKKSGSSTEKKKA
- a CDS encoding IS1595 family transposase → MDRPPRKRRLKGAPGRGTLEKDKPPVLGMIQRGGQVIINMLSNVKKATIEPFIKKHVAPQSQIYTDEYNIYDDLESWGFRHKTVCHGKGEYARDDDKDGIYEVHVNTMEGFWSLLRSWLRPHRGISQEALPLYLGFFEFLHNIGRRGKSLLQPLVNLLVT
- a CDS encoding IS1595 family transposase, whose translation is MCKNTIQFQKGLGIMQFLANYGSEEQCENALSSWRWPDGFQCPKCGSRSFCKLHRKAEFQCNCCRCQTSLTSNTIFDSTKLPLATWFLGIYLVTQNKAGISCLTLHRQLGISYNAALRMKHKLMQVMMERDNSWQLSGFVQIDDAYWGGERHGGRRGRGSENKAPFVAAVQTDADNHPIYMKFNAVDNFRRKTIQEWAEHALKKGVRAVSDGLSCFRGIEDAGCQHTAIITGGGHASMENELFTWVNTMLGNVKTAITGTYHKLDPKHLGRYLSEFNYRFNRRFDMPSMISRLGRAAVNTAPMPDRLLKLPDVQWKPG